From one Heptranchias perlo isolate sHepPer1 chromosome X, sHepPer1.hap1, whole genome shotgun sequence genomic stretch:
- the LOC137306932 gene encoding histone H2A type 1-C-like: MSGRGKTGGKARAKAKSRSSWAGLQFPVGRVHRHLRKGNDAERVGAGAPVYLAAVLEYLTAEILELAGNAARDNKKTRIIPRHLQLAIRNDEELNKLLGRVTIAQGGVLPNIQAVLLPK; the protein is encoded by the coding sequence atgtctggaagaggaaaaaccggcggtaaagctcgggccaaggccaagtctcgctcatcctgggccggactgcagttccctgtgggccgtgttcacaggcacctgcgaaaggggaacgacgctgaacgtgtgggtgccggagccccggtctatctggctgctgtgctcgagtatctgacggctgaaattctcgagctggccggcaacgcggcccgggacaacaagaagacccgcatcatccccagacacctgcaactcgccatccgcaacgacgaggagctcaacaagctcctgggacgggtgaccatcgctcagggcggggtgctgcctaatatccaggccgtgcttctgccgaag